A genome region from Chengkuizengella sp. SCS-71B includes the following:
- a CDS encoding ABC transporter substrate-binding protein, with product MKKILLIFIMVTFVSSIVLAGCGSETNTEETTDGMEEKVNEEPAKIEEDDQETVTLTLRHTQIGEGKQSRLVLLEDAVSDAESKLEYVTFELEAVDHEVNRFDKLPAEMAAGNQPDIFDLFGGADTIRYAKADRLLSLNSILDELGLTDQFIELDEFTVDGEVYGLPIGGFTEGYFYSKPIFEELGVEPPSTWAELEDIALKSKEAGYVPFAMAAQGAWVPMMTMNTLVGHSAGPDSIQGLIEGTHKWTDPEMVSAFEYLQDFVEKDYFKRGSLGLDYGEQRNQLIAGEAVMMFDGSWTSSVFTDPEQAGDMLGDIGYFGMPGVPNGVGDQTAVNAGFSNGYGFSSTIADDEKKLEAVKQFIKSMYNEEMQKRGLIEDNVLPSMKVADLSGVDPLMSEIIEVMNSAGGAFPAIDGVIQAEVNTILGEGIQRILGNDVDPLEMLEEVQQVQDKANQDG from the coding sequence ATGAAAAAAATATTATTAATATTTATAATGGTTACGTTTGTAAGCTCTATTGTTTTAGCTGGCTGTGGTAGTGAAACTAACACTGAGGAGACAACCGATGGAATGGAAGAAAAAGTGAATGAAGAACCTGCCAAGATAGAAGAAGATGACCAAGAAACAGTTACACTTACTTTACGTCATACACAAATAGGTGAAGGGAAACAGAGCCGTTTGGTGCTTTTGGAGGATGCAGTATCGGATGCAGAAAGTAAATTGGAATATGTCACTTTTGAATTAGAAGCTGTTGATCATGAAGTCAATCGTTTTGATAAGTTACCAGCTGAGATGGCAGCAGGTAATCAACCAGATATTTTTGATTTATTTGGGGGAGCGGATACGATTAGATACGCTAAAGCAGATCGATTACTTTCTTTAAATAGTATTTTAGACGAACTGGGATTAACAGATCAATTTATTGAACTGGACGAATTTACAGTTGACGGAGAGGTTTATGGTCTCCCAATTGGAGGTTTTACGGAAGGATATTTTTATAGCAAACCCATTTTTGAAGAACTGGGTGTGGAACCCCCGTCCACATGGGCTGAATTAGAAGACATTGCTCTAAAATCAAAAGAAGCCGGTTATGTACCATTTGCAATGGCTGCACAAGGTGCATGGGTACCTATGATGACGATGAACACGCTAGTTGGTCACTCTGCTGGACCTGATTCCATTCAAGGTTTAATTGAAGGAACACACAAATGGACAGATCCTGAAATGGTATCCGCTTTTGAATATTTACAAGATTTCGTAGAAAAAGATTACTTTAAACGAGGTTCATTAGGTTTAGACTATGGAGAGCAGCGTAATCAGTTAATTGCTGGTGAAGCTGTTATGATGTTTGATGGTAGCTGGACCAGCTCTGTTTTTACAGATCCGGAACAAGCAGGTGATATGCTTGGAGATATTGGTTACTTTGGAATGCCAGGTGTACCAAATGGTGTAGGGGATCAAACTGCAGTAAACGCTGGTTTTTCAAATGGATACGGTTTTTCATCAACCATTGCGGATGATGAAAAAAAATTAGAAGCAGTAAAACAATTTATTAAAAGTATGTACAATGAAGAAATGCAAAAACGAGGTCTTATTGAAGATAATGTACTTCCATCTATGAAAGTTGCAGATTTATCAGGTGTAGATCCACTAATGTCAGAAATTATTGAAGTGATGAATTCCGCCGGAGGAGCTTTTCCAGCCATTGATGGGGTTATTCAAGCAGAAGTGAATACAATCTTGGGAGAAGGAATACAACGAATTCTTGGAAATGATGTGGACCCATTGGAAATGCTAGAAGAAGTGCAGCAAGTTCAAGATAAAGCGAATCAAGATGGTTAG
- a CDS encoding sensor histidine kinase, whose protein sequence is MNLKLSHKILIAFFGFIIIPLFLVGLTGYYFALQFIEEKYSEQTKLTLNAVSQNIRYIIQDINNFSDSWIVSQDIQSLFKTPLLSELNQIKAEKTILQSLLTHPNVQMATLYNFEEKIVSSAKNENLHTVPYEKLANSEVYEKMFGYTGRPIWITPHEIESFSIRNNLYTHVRVVKDFYSLENLGVIMMQVELRELTNIFNSYEQNGQISGQHFLIVNDQGTIFFDQKNLYEGRNIFDLLPTDFSFKKKFISDKSDFDGVESIVSSYQLGLVDMVGSNWHLVSVTSWALLTQETNSVLKWIAFVTFFCIISALLYNLFFVRGIVQSIIRIIKAMRQVEKGYLQVKVAEKGNDERTVLARGFNHLTQRIRFLIEEVKQEQYRKNKAELMLMQAQIKPHFLFNTLESINALAIQNEGEKVSQMVQRLGNILRISFQEKEEIQIKQEIEHVRSYLEIQKFRFIDHFDYEFDISEEILDSRILKLTLQPFVENSIQHGFERAEQKGEIRLIGKIENEKYIAIYIEDNGKGIPNETLEKFQYEKDVKLNQHSNVTHGLGIKNVAERVRIHYGIPYGIFICSHERGTTIKCVIPLDKDVMT, encoded by the coding sequence ATGAATTTGAAATTAAGCCATAAAATATTAATCGCTTTTTTTGGATTCATCATTATCCCATTATTTTTAGTTGGTTTAACGGGTTACTATTTTGCATTGCAATTTATTGAGGAGAAATATAGTGAACAAACGAAATTGACTCTTAATGCAGTTTCGCAAAACATTCGTTATATCATTCAGGACATTAATAATTTTTCGGATTCTTGGATTGTAAGTCAAGATATTCAGTCGTTATTTAAAACGCCTTTATTAAGTGAATTAAATCAAATCAAAGCAGAAAAAACGATATTGCAAAGTTTATTGACCCATCCGAATGTACAAATGGCAACATTATATAACTTTGAGGAAAAAATAGTTTCTTCAGCTAAAAATGAAAATTTACATACAGTACCTTATGAAAAATTAGCTAATTCTGAAGTGTATGAGAAAATGTTTGGATACACAGGTAGACCGATTTGGATAACACCACATGAGATTGAGTCATTTTCAATTCGAAATAATCTATACACTCATGTACGTGTAGTGAAGGATTTTTATTCACTTGAAAATCTGGGTGTCATCATGATGCAAGTTGAACTTAGAGAATTAACAAACATTTTTAATTCTTATGAACAAAATGGACAAATTTCTGGACAACACTTTTTGATTGTGAATGATCAAGGAACGATTTTTTTCGACCAGAAAAATTTATATGAAGGTCGTAATATTTTCGATTTATTACCTACAGATTTTTCTTTTAAGAAAAAATTTATAAGCGATAAAAGTGATTTTGATGGTGTGGAGAGCATCGTTTCCAGTTATCAGCTTGGGTTAGTTGATATGGTTGGTAGTAATTGGCACTTAGTATCCGTGACTTCTTGGGCGCTTTTAACACAAGAAACAAATTCAGTATTAAAATGGATAGCATTCGTCACTTTTTTTTGTATTATTAGTGCTCTATTATACAATTTGTTTTTTGTCAGGGGTATTGTTCAATCTATCATTAGAATTATAAAAGCCATGCGTCAAGTTGAGAAAGGATACTTACAAGTAAAGGTTGCTGAGAAGGGGAATGATGAACGGACGGTTTTAGCTAGGGGATTTAATCATTTAACTCAAAGAATTAGATTCTTGATTGAAGAAGTCAAACAGGAGCAGTACAGAAAAAACAAAGCTGAATTGATGTTAATGCAAGCACAGATCAAGCCTCATTTTTTATTTAATACATTAGAATCCATTAATGCGTTAGCCATTCAAAATGAAGGTGAAAAAGTAAGTCAGATGGTACAGCGGTTAGGAAATATTTTACGAATTAGTTTTCAAGAAAAGGAAGAAATTCAAATCAAACAAGAAATTGAACATGTTAGAAGTTATTTGGAAATACAAAAATTTCGCTTTATTGATCATTTTGATTATGAATTTGATATATCTGAAGAGATTTTAGATTCCAGAATTTTAAAACTAACATTGCAACCTTTTGTAGAAAATAGTATACAACATGGTTTTGAACGAGCAGAACAAAAAGGGGAAATCCGTTTAATAGGGAAAATAGAGAATGAGAAATACATCGCAATTTATATTGAGGATAATGGGAAAGGCATTCCAAATGAAACTTTAGAAAAGTTCCAATATGAAAAAGATGTAAAGTTAAATCAACATTCTAATGTAACACATGGTTTAGGTATTAAAAATGTTGCTGAACGTGTTCGTATTCATTATGGAATTCCTTATGGGATTTTCATTTGCTCTCATGAGCGTGGGACAACGATCAAATGTGTTATACCTCTGGATAAGGATGTGATGACATGA
- a CDS encoding sugar ABC transporter permease, whose amino-acid sequence MNKTLRNPLVYILLLLPTVLLYCLFMGMPVIQAFYYGFTDWDGLNPPTFNGIENFQEAFSDSDFWLSVLNNVYFILFSMVIQLPIIIFLALLISQIKRFKAFYKTAVFIPSILSTAVIGILWGFIYEPDSGLLNQFLGLFGVEKIYWLSDKSTAMISILITNAWQWTGFYIVLILAAILGIPKDLLEQAEIDGATNWNKSTRIIIPLIRPIIIVVMLLSIAGAMKALDIVWVMTEGGPFGTTDVMATYMIKEAFREYQYGYGNAISILIFIFTLVITGLFQWITKNKERIEY is encoded by the coding sequence ATGAACAAAACATTAAGAAACCCCCTAGTTTACATTTTATTATTATTACCTACGGTATTGTTATATTGTTTGTTTATGGGGATGCCTGTCATTCAAGCCTTTTATTATGGTTTTACGGATTGGGATGGGTTAAATCCACCCACTTTTAATGGTATAGAAAATTTTCAGGAAGCATTCAGTGATTCAGATTTCTGGTTGTCAGTTTTAAATAATGTATACTTTATTTTATTTTCAATGGTTATACAGCTTCCTATTATTATATTTCTAGCGTTATTAATTAGCCAAATAAAAAGATTTAAAGCTTTTTATAAAACCGCGGTTTTCATTCCATCTATTTTGTCTACAGCTGTCATAGGCATTTTATGGGGGTTTATTTATGAACCGGATTCAGGTTTGTTAAATCAATTTTTAGGACTTTTTGGAGTGGAAAAAATATATTGGTTATCTGATAAAAGTACCGCTATGATCTCTATTTTAATTACGAATGCATGGCAATGGACGGGTTTTTATATCGTTTTAATTTTAGCAGCAATATTAGGAATACCAAAAGATTTGTTGGAACAAGCAGAGATTGATGGGGCAACAAATTGGAATAAATCTACTAGAATTATTATTCCTTTAATTCGTCCCATTATTATAGTAGTGATGTTATTGTCAATAGCAGGAGCTATGAAAGCGTTAGATATTGTCTGGGTTATGACAGAAGGTGGACCCTTTGGAACAACGGATGTGATGGCAACTTATATGATTAAAGAAGCGTTTCGTGAATATCAGTATGGTTATGGAAATGCAATCTCTATACTTATTTTTATATTTACTCTCGTTATCACAGGTTTATTTCAGTGGATCACAAAAAATAAAGAGAGGATTGAATATTAA
- a CDS encoding carbohydrate ABC transporter permease, with amino-acid sequence MKKIFSHIILMSYILVIIIPFVFVLFSSFKENNIEIVTNPWGLPSSFHFDNYVMAWKNAKIGTYFFNSLYISVVASVATLGFGAATSYALTRMKFLNLSKFFYSFILLGLVIPTGSLLVPLYKLITDLHLYNTHLALIFPYATFALPVSIYIICAFMRAIPSELEEAAMIDGLGAFGLFIKIILPISIPPLVTVFILNFLGNWNEFVMANFYLSSENLRTLPVGMVGFRDAFNTNYAQLSAGIMYSVVPVLIIYSILQEKIIEGVTAGSVKG; translated from the coding sequence ATGAAAAAAATCTTCTCTCATATTATATTAATGTCGTATATACTAGTAATAATCATTCCTTTTGTTTTTGTTCTTTTTTCCTCTTTCAAAGAAAATAATATTGAAATTGTAACAAACCCTTGGGGGCTGCCCTCTTCCTTTCATTTTGACAACTATGTAATGGCTTGGAAAAATGCCAAAATCGGTACTTACTTTTTTAATAGTTTATATATTTCTGTCGTTGCATCTGTTGCCACTTTAGGATTTGGAGCTGCAACATCTTATGCACTAACTAGAATGAAGTTTCTCAATCTTAGCAAATTTTTTTATTCGTTTATTTTATTAGGACTTGTGATTCCTACAGGTTCTTTATTAGTACCTCTTTATAAGTTAATAACGGACTTACATTTATATAATACACATTTAGCTTTAATCTTCCCGTATGCGACTTTTGCTTTACCTGTTTCTATTTATATCATCTGTGCTTTTATGCGTGCGATTCCAAGTGAATTAGAAGAAGCAGCTATGATAGATGGGTTAGGTGCATTTGGATTATTTATAAAAATTATATTACCTATCTCTATCCCTCCACTTGTCACAGTATTTATTCTTAATTTTCTTGGAAATTGGAATGAGTTCGTCATGGCAAACTTCTATTTATCAAGTGAAAATCTAAGAACATTACCAGTTGGCATGGTAGGGTTCAGAGATGCTTTTAATACAAATTATGCTCAGTTATCTGCGGGAATTATGTACAGTGTAGTACCTGTACTTATCATATATAGCATCTTACAGGAAAAGATCATTGAAGGGGTAACTGCTGGCAGTGTGAAAGGATAG
- a CDS encoding NAD(P)-binding domain-containing protein — protein sequence MNNNLPVAIIGGGPVGLAAAAHLVQKKESFILFELGNQVGTNFLDYHHVRLFSPWKYNIDKAAKELLLKHEIPLPSENELPLGGEIVSQYLKPLSKLPEFKPHIHLNSKVISIGRKGLDKLKSNDREKIPFMIHVQEGSEYKMYEAKAVIDATGTWQNPNPIGSGGIHANGEKNVENQIYYGIPDVLNKDRKRYEGKTTLVVGGGHSAINALLELAKLQEQNENTKLVWALRKKKVSEAYGGKENDELPARGELGTRIQKLIQNGKILVHTPMFIHSVQKEANHKMSILGVKDDQNYSIREIDEIISNTGARPNFNMLREIRYASDPSTESVPDLAELIDPNIHSCGTVRPHGEKELRQPEDNFYIIGSKSYGRAPTFLLATGYEQARSVVAYITGDLESAKQVQLELPETGVCSISKSVNKESSNECCVADLSPEKSAVGCCG from the coding sequence ATGAATAACAATTTGCCTGTTGCAATTATTGGTGGAGGTCCTGTTGGTTTAGCAGCCGCAGCACATTTAGTACAAAAAAAAGAATCGTTCATTTTGTTTGAATTAGGGAATCAAGTAGGTACCAACTTTTTAGACTATCATCACGTTCGTTTATTTTCACCTTGGAAATACAACATAGACAAAGCAGCAAAGGAGTTATTATTAAAACACGAAATCCCTCTTCCATCAGAAAATGAGTTACCTTTAGGTGGTGAAATTGTATCACAATATTTAAAACCATTATCTAAACTACCTGAGTTCAAACCACATATTCATTTAAACAGTAAGGTGATATCTATTGGTAGAAAAGGATTAGATAAATTGAAATCAAACGATCGTGAGAAAATTCCATTTATGATTCATGTTCAAGAAGGCAGTGAATATAAAATGTATGAAGCAAAAGCAGTTATTGATGCCACTGGAACATGGCAAAATCCAAATCCTATCGGTTCTGGAGGCATTCATGCAAATGGAGAAAAAAATGTAGAAAACCAAATTTATTATGGCATCCCTGATGTGTTGAATAAGGATCGAAAGCGATACGAAGGGAAAACAACATTAGTTGTAGGTGGGGGTCATTCAGCAATTAATGCTCTTCTAGAGCTTGCTAAACTTCAAGAGCAAAATGAAAATACAAAACTTGTTTGGGCTTTAAGGAAAAAAAAGGTTAGTGAGGCTTATGGAGGAAAGGAAAATGATGAACTGCCAGCACGAGGTGAACTAGGAACAAGAATTCAAAAGCTTATACAAAATGGAAAAATCTTAGTTCATACGCCAATGTTCATACACTCCGTCCAAAAAGAAGCAAATCATAAAATGAGTATTCTGGGTGTAAAAGATGATCAAAATTATAGCATTAGAGAGATTGATGAAATTATTTCAAATACAGGTGCAAGACCAAACTTTAATATGCTTAGGGAAATAAGGTATGCAAGTGATCCATCCACAGAGTCTGTACCTGATTTAGCTGAATTGATTGATCCTAATATTCATAGTTGTGGAACAGTTAGACCACATGGTGAAAAAGAGTTAAGACAACCAGAGGATAACTTCTATATCATTGGATCTAAAAGTTATGGTAGGGCACCTACTTTCTTATTAGCAACTGGATATGAGCAAGCTCGATCTGTTGTCGCTTATATAACAGGTGATTTGGAAAGCGCTAAACAAGTTCAATTAGAACTACCTGAGACAGGTGTATGCAGTATCTCAAAGTCAGTTAATAAAGAATCTTCAAATGAATGTTGTGTAGCAGACCTTTCTCCGGAAAAATCTGCTGTAGGATGTTGTGGATAA
- a CDS encoding M14 family zinc carboxypeptidase, giving the protein MKSIKGYRLCFSVILMFCLVATPLITPVSSIVDASSEVQKKETEGPLMFRIDNVSTKEQRTEIARTGVVIEEIGENYVIVIAHPTEVKNLKKLNFSVTEQMTNDQLQALDFPNSDSGYHNYQEMVDEIDQAAIDHPNILEKFSIGQSYEGREIWAVKISDNPSADEDEAEVLYTGLHHAREHLTVEMTLYLMNLFTDEYGTNSQVTNLVDNREIFLVFNLNPDGGEYDIRNGSYDFWRKNRQVNSGSSYVGTDLNRNYGYRWGCCGGSSGSTSSDTYRGASPFSAPETNALRNFVDSRVIDGKMQITTAVSFHTYGELILYPYGYTYTNVPSDMTQDDHNVMVTLANQMASMNGYTPQQSSDLYITDGDMTDWTYGEHKIMSFTYEMYPTSSNPGFYPPDEIIQRETERNRGAILYLTDKADCPYDVIGKAAQYCGGGGGETEIVFEDDFETDKGWTSNPDGTDTATTGMWERANPETTSYSGTKQQGTTPSGSYDLVTGGSAGSSVGANDIDGGNTTILSPEITLPSDGNLSLSFSYYLSHYSNASTADYFRLSVIQGGSVQTIYEDLGAGVDQDANWSFQTVDLSSYAGQTIKLRFEAADASGGSLVEAAVDDVKIEKEVVTSNLNID; this is encoded by the coding sequence ATGAAGTCAATTAAAGGTTATCGTTTATGTTTTTCAGTGATTTTAATGTTTTGTTTAGTTGCAACACCGCTTATTACACCAGTATCTTCAATTGTTGATGCAAGTTCAGAGGTGCAAAAGAAGGAAACAGAAGGTCCACTGATGTTCAGAATTGACAATGTATCTACAAAAGAACAACGAACTGAAATTGCTAGAACTGGTGTTGTCATTGAAGAAATTGGTGAAAATTATGTCATTGTTATCGCACATCCTACAGAAGTTAAAAATTTAAAGAAATTAAATTTCTCAGTAACTGAACAAATGACTAATGATCAATTGCAAGCTTTGGATTTCCCTAATTCAGATAGTGGCTATCACAATTATCAAGAAATGGTAGATGAGATTGATCAAGCTGCAATAGATCATCCAAATATTCTTGAGAAATTTAGTATTGGTCAATCATATGAAGGCAGGGAGATATGGGCTGTTAAAATTAGTGATAATCCATCTGCAGATGAAGATGAAGCAGAAGTTTTATACACTGGTCTTCATCATGCTCGTGAACACTTAACCGTTGAAATGACATTGTATTTAATGAATTTGTTCACGGACGAGTACGGTACGAACTCACAAGTTACTAACTTAGTAGATAATAGAGAGATTTTCCTTGTATTTAACTTAAATCCAGATGGTGGAGAATATGATATAAGAAATGGAAGTTATGATTTCTGGCGCAAAAATCGCCAAGTTAATAGCGGTTCTAGTTATGTAGGTACAGATTTGAATCGAAATTATGGATACAGATGGGGATGTTGTGGAGGATCAAGCGGTAGTACTAGTAGTGACACATACCGTGGAGCTAGTCCATTTTCTGCCCCAGAAACAAATGCACTAAGAAACTTTGTTGATAGTAGAGTGATTGATGGTAAAATGCAAATTACAACAGCAGTAAGTTTCCATACGTATGGAGAATTAATTTTATATCCATATGGTTACACATATACGAATGTACCGAGCGATATGACACAGGACGATCATAATGTTATGGTAACGTTAGCCAATCAGATGGCGAGTATGAACGGTTATACTCCTCAACAATCAAGTGATTTATATATAACCGATGGTGATATGACAGATTGGACATATGGGGAGCATAAAATCATGTCATTTACGTATGAAATGTATCCTACATCTTCCAACCCAGGATTTTATCCACCAGATGAAATTATTCAAAGAGAAACTGAACGAAACCGTGGTGCTATATTATACTTAACTGATAAAGCAGATTGTCCATATGATGTTATTGGTAAAGCTGCACAATATTGTGGAGGAGGTGGTGGAGAGACAGAAATCGTATTTGAAGATGATTTTGAAACGGATAAAGGTTGGACTTCAAATCCAGATGGAACTGATACAGCGACAACAGGTATGTGGGAAAGAGCAAATCCTGAAACAACTAGTTATAGCGGAACGAAACAGCAAGGAACAACACCAAGTGGAAGTTATGATCTTGTAACAGGAGGAAGTGCAGGGAGTTCTGTAGGTGCGAATGATATTGATGGTGGTAATACTACTATACTTTCACCTGAAATCACATTACCTTCAGACGGAAATTTATCCTTGTCGTTCTCTTATTATTTAAGCCACTATTCAAATGCCAGCACTGCAGATTATTTCAGATTGAGTGTAATACAAGGTGGTTCTGTGCAGACAATATATGAAGACCTAGGGGCAGGGGTTGACCAAGATGCAAATTGGTCTTTCCAAACCGTTGATTTGTCTTCCTATGCAGGTCAAACAATTAAACTCCGATTTGAAGCAGCAGATGCAAGTGGTGGTAGCCTTGTTGAAGCGGCAGTAGACGATGTAAAAATAGAAAAAGAAGTAGTTACCTCAAATTTAAATATAGATTAG